In one Tessaracoccus palaemonis genomic region, the following are encoded:
- a CDS encoding DNA polymerase III subunit gamma and tau: MDGPGLFDEAEEEIEVVAEVAAPVVEAPRTPAAPRPQTPDAPLALYRRYRPDTFAEVIGQEHVTVPLQRALANNKVGHAYLFSGPRGCGKTTSARILARCLNCEQGPTPTPCGECQSCRDLARGGPGSIDVIEIDAASHGGVDDARDLRERAYFAPVASRYKIYIIDEAHMVTTQGFNALLKLVEEPPPHTKFIFATTEPEKVIGTIRSRTHHYPFRLVPPRVLGDYLTQICEVEGVSIEHAAIPLVVRAGAGSVRDSLSVLDQLLGGAADTGVSYEQAAALLGYTPDVLLDEIVDAFAAGDSAGVFTTIDKVIEVGQDPRRFGEDLLRRLRDLVILAAVPEAVTTGILGVAEDQAQRLQTQVAGMGAGELTRAAEVIATGLTQMRGTTAPRLHLELMCSRVLLPGADDDERGLHARLDRLERRVGMMGDAPAAAAPSMPAAPAQQHSAPAPQQRPAERPAQQRPAEQPVQQRPAEQPAQERPAEQAPAAQPVAEAPAPQPAAQQRPAGSAPAAQPQPAPAQPVQAAPMPAPAAQTAPSSGQLTAAELRRVWPTVLDEVKRRRRFTHMLLAQHAQVLDISDGVLTLGFSAAGPRENFGSGGSADVLADSMIEVMGVELHINTVVNDGSTPVDAAPQQRPAAAPPADQRVQPVEQRPQPERQQPAEPAPVEQRRPVEQRPAGAEPSGNPSTGSGNRDGSGPSTSSGNRDGSGPSTSSGPSTSSGPSTGSGNRDGSGPSTSSGNHGGPSTGSGNRDARRSRENEVSAEDAVLDAEHNAEELLSTELGAEIIAVRDAD, translated from the coding sequence ATGGACGGCCCCGGCCTCTTCGACGAGGCCGAGGAGGAGATCGAGGTCGTCGCCGAGGTCGCGGCCCCCGTCGTGGAGGCCCCGCGCACGCCCGCCGCGCCGCGACCCCAGACCCCCGACGCCCCGCTGGCGCTGTACCGCCGTTACCGTCCCGACACGTTCGCCGAGGTCATCGGCCAGGAGCACGTCACCGTCCCGCTGCAGCGCGCCCTCGCGAACAACAAGGTCGGCCACGCCTACCTGTTCTCCGGCCCCCGCGGCTGCGGCAAGACGACGTCGGCGCGCATCCTCGCCCGCTGCCTGAACTGCGAGCAGGGCCCCACCCCCACGCCGTGCGGCGAGTGCCAGTCCTGCCGTGACCTGGCGCGCGGCGGCCCCGGCTCCATCGACGTCATCGAGATCGACGCGGCCTCGCACGGCGGCGTCGACGACGCCCGTGACCTGCGCGAGCGGGCCTACTTCGCCCCCGTCGCCAGCCGCTACAAGATCTACATCATCGACGAGGCCCACATGGTGACGACGCAGGGCTTCAACGCCCTGCTGAAGCTCGTCGAGGAGCCGCCGCCGCACACCAAGTTCATCTTCGCGACCACCGAGCCCGAGAAGGTCATCGGCACCATCCGTTCCCGGACGCACCACTACCCGTTCCGGCTCGTGCCGCCCCGGGTGCTGGGCGACTACCTGACCCAGATCTGCGAGGTCGAGGGCGTCTCGATCGAGCACGCGGCCATCCCGCTTGTCGTGCGCGCCGGCGCCGGCTCCGTGCGTGACTCGCTCTCGGTGCTCGATCAGCTCCTCGGCGGAGCCGCCGACACGGGCGTCAGCTACGAGCAGGCCGCCGCGCTGCTCGGATACACGCCCGACGTGCTGCTCGACGAGATCGTCGACGCATTCGCCGCCGGAGACTCCGCGGGCGTCTTCACCACCATCGACAAGGTCATCGAGGTCGGGCAGGACCCGCGCCGGTTCGGCGAGGACCTCCTGCGCCGCCTCCGCGACCTCGTCATCCTCGCCGCGGTGCCCGAGGCCGTCACCACCGGCATCCTCGGCGTGGCCGAGGACCAGGCGCAGCGGCTCCAGACGCAGGTCGCCGGCATGGGCGCCGGCGAGCTGACCCGCGCCGCCGAGGTCATCGCCACCGGCCTGACCCAGATGCGCGGCACCACCGCGCCCCGGCTCCACCTCGAGCTGATGTGCTCCCGCGTCCTGTTGCCCGGCGCCGACGACGACGAGCGCGGCCTCCACGCCCGCCTCGACAGGCTCGAGCGCCGCGTCGGGATGATGGGCGACGCGCCCGCGGCGGCAGCCCCGTCGATGCCCGCCGCCCCGGCTCAGCAGCACTCCGCCCCCGCGCCTCAGCAGCGGCCGGCCGAACGGCCCGCCCAGCAGCGCCCGGCTGAGCAGCCCGTCCAGCAGCGTCCCGCGGAGCAGCCCGCCCAGGAGCGACCGGCCGAGCAGGCTCCCGCCGCCCAGCCCGTCGCCGAGGCTCCCGCCCCGCAGCCCGCCGCGCAGCAGCGCCCCGCGGGGAGTGCTCCCGCAGCGCAGCCCCAGCCCGCCCCGGCGCAGCCCGTGCAGGCCGCCCCGATGCCCGCGCCCGCGGCGCAGACCGCCCCGTCGAGCGGGCAGCTGACCGCCGCCGAACTGCGCCGCGTGTGGCCGACCGTCCTCGACGAGGTCAAGCGTCGCCGCCGCTTCACCCACATGCTGCTCGCCCAGCACGCGCAGGTGCTCGACATCTCCGACGGCGTGCTGACCCTCGGGTTCAGCGCCGCCGGCCCCCGTGAGAACTTCGGCTCCGGTGGGTCCGCCGACGTGCTCGCCGACTCGATGATCGAGGTCATGGGCGTCGAGCTGCACATCAACACGGTCGTCAACGACGGATCGACGCCGGTCGACGCGGCGCCGCAGCAGCGTCCGGCGGCAGCGCCGCCGGCCGATCAGCGTGTCCAGCCCGTCGAGCAGCGGCCTCAGCCCGAGCGCCAGCAGCCGGCTGAGCCGGCGCCGGTCGAGCAGCGTCGTCCCGTCGAGCAGCGGCCCGCGGGGGCCGAGCCGTCGGGGAACCCTTCGACAGGCTCAGGGAACCGGGATGGCTCAGGCCCTTCGACAAGCTCAGGGAACCGGGATGGCTCAGGCCCTTCGACAAGCTCAGGCCCTTCGACAAGCTCAGGCCCTTCGACAGGCTCAGGGAACCGGGATGGCTCAGGCCCTTCGACAAGCTCAGGGAACCAC
- a CDS encoding asparaginase, translated as MVKTADPALAEVWRGDYLEAVHHGCLAVTNPDGSLALGLGDVDSPFLARSAIKPFQVIAMLRAGLDLTGAELALASASHSGAEIHVEGARDILVGAGLTEDALQVTPGTPLDPQAAREWFAAGHGDERIIHNCSGKHSAMVRTCVRAGWPLETYLVPGHPLQLAIRETLGDYTGDEIGDPVPDGCGAPALPCTVAGLARAFGRFAAGDTVESRKLADAYRAHPEYVSGTRRDEVVLHHEVPGLVCKMGAEGTLAVGLSDGTGIVVKASDGAHRATVPVVVAVLDALGLATEVLREFQPQPVLGHGRVVGRVSASQDLLAALAGM; from the coding sequence ATGGTCAAGACTGCAGATCCCGCTCTCGCCGAGGTGTGGAGGGGCGACTACCTCGAGGCCGTGCACCACGGCTGCCTGGCGGTCACGAATCCCGACGGCTCCCTGGCGCTCGGACTCGGCGATGTCGACTCCCCCTTCCTCGCCCGTTCCGCGATCAAGCCCTTCCAGGTGATCGCGATGCTCAGGGCCGGGCTGGACCTGACCGGCGCGGAGCTGGCGCTCGCGTCGGCATCGCATTCGGGCGCGGAGATCCACGTCGAGGGGGCGCGCGACATCCTGGTCGGCGCCGGCCTGACGGAGGACGCTCTGCAGGTCACGCCCGGCACCCCGCTGGACCCCCAGGCGGCGCGGGAGTGGTTCGCCGCCGGCCACGGCGACGAACGGATCATCCACAACTGCTCCGGGAAGCACTCGGCCATGGTGCGGACCTGCGTGCGCGCCGGCTGGCCGCTCGAGACCTACCTCGTGCCAGGACACCCGCTGCAGCTCGCGATCCGTGAGACGCTGGGCGATTACACGGGCGACGAGATCGGCGACCCTGTTCCCGACGGCTGCGGCGCCCCAGCCCTCCCCTGCACGGTCGCAGGGCTGGCGAGGGCGTTCGGTCGGTTCGCCGCCGGCGACACCGTCGAGTCGCGGAAGCTGGCCGACGCCTACCGAGCGCACCCCGAATACGTCTCGGGCACGCGCCGCGACGAGGTCGTGCTGCACCACGAGGTGCCCGGTCTAGTCTGCAAGATGGGGGCAGAGGGGACCCTCGCCGTCGGCCTGTCGGACGGGACCGGCATCGTCGTGAAGGCGTCCGACGGGGCCCACCGCGCGACCGTCCCCGTCGTCGTCGCGGTGCTCGACGCGCTCGGCCTCGCGACGGAGGTGCTGCGTGAGTTCCAGCCGCAGCCGGTGCTGGGCCACGGCAGGGTCGTCGGGCGGGTTTCGGCGTCGCAGGACCTGCTGGCGGCACTCGCAGGGATGTGA
- a CDS encoding AbiV family abortive infection protein — MTSSSHHPAQELVLTAEYLRQLQCNAESLLADAQLLFEHQRWARTLALAVLATEAAGKAFLAIASLNPDNDLGGLKETRHEDKLTSAALLHLLFDGELSELESLLSQIDSDALHRQKLSAIYVDRRCDGVVSPSSVSHDDAALSIRDATRVIECAGRVLRQVSPDAIEAALLIHDTLAPALDAYTLEHGDASGLQVVRDLVAWGESLSDNESTSESGNIWSNHTDESFHNGQ, encoded by the coding sequence ATGACGAGCAGCTCACACCACCCCGCTCAGGAGCTGGTGCTCACAGCGGAGTACCTGAGACAGCTCCAGTGCAACGCCGAGTCGCTACTTGCCGATGCGCAACTGTTGTTCGAACACCAACGGTGGGCGCGAACCTTGGCACTCGCGGTGTTGGCGACCGAGGCGGCGGGAAAGGCGTTCCTCGCCATCGCGAGTCTGAATCCCGACAACGACCTTGGCGGGCTCAAGGAGACCCGACACGAAGACAAGCTCACCTCAGCCGCACTTCTGCATCTTCTCTTCGACGGCGAGTTGTCCGAGCTGGAGTCGCTCCTCAGCCAGATCGACTCCGACGCTCTCCATCGTCAGAAGCTGTCGGCCATCTACGTCGACCGACGATGTGACGGCGTTGTGTCCCCGTCCTCCGTGTCGCACGACGATGCGGCCCTCTCTATCAGGGACGCCACACGGGTAATCGAGTGCGCGGGCCGAGTCCTTCGCCAAGTGTCCCCCGACGCGATCGAGGCTGCCCTTCTGATTCACGACACCCTGGCCCCGGCCCTCGACGCGTACACCCTGGAGCATGGCGATGCGTCCGGCCTGCAGGTGGTGCGCGACCTCGTCGCCTGGGGCGAGTCCCTCAGCGATAACGAATCGACGAGCGAGTCCGGCAACATCTGGAGCAATCACACCGATGAAAGTTTCCACAACGGGCAGTAG